Genomic window (Candidatus Paceibacterota bacterium):
GCAACGCGGTCTGGGGTGATGCCGTTCATGCAGCGGAAGTCAATGGGACAAGCACGGCGGAAACAAGGCGCGCACGGCACGGTGGCCTTGAGCAACCGATGGCGAGGCTCTTCCGGCAAACCAGGCCCGGTCAACTCCGGCGAGGTGCTGCCAAAAGGAACCACGACCGGCGTGCCGAGGGCGGCGGCAACGTGCATGGGGCCAGTGTCGTTGGTGAGCACGACGCGGCAGAGTTTAAGCAACGCCATGAGCTGGCGCAGGGAGGTCTTCCCGGCGAGATTCAGCACGCTTCCTCCGGCGAGCCGGGCGATAACTTCGCAGACCTGCGTATCGCCCGGGCCACCGAAAGCGAACCAGAAGCAGTGTCGGGTTTGTTGCGCGATAGCACGCGCGACCGCGGCAAAGCTCTCCGAAGGCCAGCGTTTGGCGGGGCCGTATTCCGCGCCGGGATTCAGGCCAAGGAGAATTGGCGGTTGAGCCGGAGTGGAGTTCGGCGTTCTTTTCCGCCATTCCGACAGGAACATTGCCTCTGCCTGTCGCAATTCCGCCGAGGTGACTTCCAGCTTCGGCGGGAGTGCTTCCGGGCTCGCGCCCAACGCCTCAGCCAGGTGAAGGTAATCGTGAATCTGGTGGGCGGTGCGGTGCGGCGAACGGGGGCGTGCAGCAGACGGATTGCCCGCGCTCATTCGGACCAGGCGGTTTACTTCGCTGACGGAGCGTTTGGGCATCCGCATCTGACCGGGACGCGGGGCGATTGGTTGCGTGAGCAGCCAGCTTCGCCAGGGCCGGGCGTAACCAATGCGTTGGGGAATCCGTGCCAGCCAAACTTCAAAGGCGGAGCGATGCGAATTGGGGAGCACTAATGCGCTTTGGAACGCCCCACCCCGCAGCCGGCGGGCGACGGACCACGGGCTTTCGCCGGGGGAGAAAGGGATCACCGCGTTCAGGCTGGGATGATGCTGCCAAAGGTCTGCGAGCTTGTCCGGTGTGAGCAAGGCCAGGTGCGCCTCGGGCAGCGCTTCGCGGAGGCGCTGCAACGCAGGCGTGGTCATCACCGCGTCACCAAGCCAATTGACGCCGCGGATGAGAACGCGGCCAGGAGAATGGGTGGAGGATGGAGGATGGTCCGGCACAGCGATATGCGCAGTCGGCTATCCGGCATTTCGTGGCATGGCGCCATGGTTGGCCGCCGGCGTGGATTCCAACTCGCGAACCGCGGATTTCCGGGCGCTGGCAGGCGGCGGCTTCCATCGCCTGTGGACCCAGAACCAGTTGGCGGGATCGCGGCGCACGGCGGCTTCGAAGGCGCGGTTCACGTCGCGCATGATATCGGCGGTGGAACGGGGCCGGCCGTTCTCGTGAGTGGGAATTTCGGCGCCCGCCTCGATGTGCCAGCGGGCCAGGCCGACTCGATAGCAAATACCCGTAATCAGCGCGCAACGGTAACGCAGCGCGAAGATGGCCGGGGCTGCCGACGTGGCGCAGTCGCGCCCCAAAAACGGCACGCGCAACGCGCCGCTTGACTGGTCGGAAAGGAGTCCCAGCATGATGCCCGGTTGGTTCATGAACGCCTTCAGCGCGGGGGCGTCGAAACGGCGCTCGAAGAAGACACAGCCGGAACGCTCGCGCAGGGATTGCAGCAGACGGTTGAGGGAAGGCTGGCGGAGCCCGCGGTAGGTGGTGGCGCATTGATAAGCGGGGGCAAACTGGCCAAAGCGGGCGTAGAGCTCAAAGTTCCCGAAATGCCCGATAGCGGCGACGACGCTCTGCGGCTTCCGGTCGGCAGGAGGCGCCAGTATGCGGGGGTTGCCGGCAAACTCCACCCGTGCGCGCAGCTCTTCGAAACTCATGGCCGCCGTCTTGATGGCGCAGGCGTAATTCTCGCCGATGCGCCGGAAGTTCTCTCGCGCCAGTTCCCGGATTTCGGCGCGGGATTTCTCCGCGCCAAAACACATGGTCAGGTTGCGCAGCGTGACGCGCCGGTGGCGCCGATCCAGCCAGAAGGCCAGCGCGCCACCGCCGCGCCCCAGGCGCGCCACCCAGGTGAGCGGCAGCACCTGAAGCAAGGCCACCAGGGCGCGGACCAGAACATAAAGCAGCGTTTCCATGGTCACCGGAAGCAAATTTTGCGCACGCAGTCCTGAAAGTCGTCCGCGCCCCGCAAGATCTTGATCTCGACGCGCATGAAGCAAATCTGCAAGTCCCGCCGGTCAATCTTCGGGAAGCGCACCGCGTCCTTTTGCGTGGTGACAATCATCTCGGCCTGCCGTTTCTTGCTGCGGTTGATGGTGTTGAGCACCTCCTGCTGCGTGAACCGGTGGTGGTCCGCAAACCGCTTGGAATAGACCAGCTCCGCGCCGAGTTGAAC
Coding sequences:
- the waaF gene encoding lipopolysaccharide heptosyltransferase II; protein product: MTTPALQRLREALPEAHLALLTPDKLADLWQHHPSLNAVIPFSPGESPWSVARRLRGGAFQSALVLPNSHRSAFEVWLARIPQRIGYARPWRSWLLTQPIAPRPGQMRMPKRSVSEVNRLVRMSAGNPSAARPRSPHRTAHQIHDYLHLAEALGASPEALPPKLEVTSAELRQAEAMFLSEWRKRTPNSTPAQPPILLGLNPGAEYGPAKRWPSESFAAVARAIAQQTRHCFWFAFGGPGDTQVCEVIARLAGGSVLNLAGKTSLRQLMALLKLCRVVLTNDTGPMHVAAALGTPVVVPFGSTSPELTGPGLPEEPRHRLLKATVPCAPCFRRACPIDFRCMNGITPDRVAESIAQVLSPR